CGTGCCATGTGTGCCATGCGCCCTGCCGTCCCCTCCCCAGGTCCCCGGGAAGTACACCGTCACGGGGCTGGACGAGAAGGGGGGCCCCGACGCGCTGGTCCTGAGGAGCGGGGACGAGGTGGAGCTGGTGCAGGAGGGCGACGAGGGCCTCTGGTAAGACCGCCCGCGCGCCCCCGCGGAGCCCGCGCGCGCTGCCGCACCCTGACCGCGCCCCTTGCAGGTTCGTGCGGAACCTGAGCTCCGGCGGCGAGGGCTGGCTGCCAGCCCGCAAGCTGTCCTCGCTCCTCGGCCAGCGCGGCGCCCCCGGGTGCCTGAGCAGCCCAGGTACGGCCCCCTGAGCAGCGCAGGCACCGCGGCggaggcggggccgggggcggggccggggcggggccaggACGCGCGGCAGCCGCTCGCCTGCTTGTCCGCAGAGTCCAGCGCGGGGTCCGCCCTGCTGAGCGCGTCGTCCAGCTGCAGCGAGAGCTGCGCGGCCGCCCTCGCGGACCTGCAGGGGTAGCGCCGCGGCCGCCCCGCCTGCGGCCCTGGGAGCTGGCCTCTGCTCGGGCCGGCGCGGCGTGGGGAGGGGCCGGCGCCCGCGGAACGCCGGCGCCGCCGCGGCCCCAGACGAAGGTTCGGGAAGAGTCCGCCCTGCGGCCTCGGCGCCAGGACCGCGCCCCACGGCGCAGGAAGAGCGCGGCACCGCGGCTTCCTCGGGGAGTCGGACGGACGGGGCTGCAGACGACAGGCCTCCGGTGCAGAAGGGCTCCCGGACTCCCCTTCGGCCTCGGCCGCAGCCGCTCCCCTTTGGTTTCCGACGTTTCTGGTCCGGTGCTTCCTGCAGGAACACGCGTTCTGTGGCGCTGCTTCCAAAAGAAGTGACCGATTCACTGACCCAGCGGCTtggggcgggggcaggaggcTAGTTTGTcttctacacattttttttttaaagcaaggattAATTCTACGGCCATCTTTTTGGTGATACTTTGGCCTCTGATCTTTACCAAGAATCACTGTGTTTACGTGAAATGACAATTTGATACTGTATTTGATATAAAACTTTTTTGTTATTGGGGTTTACATGGCGCTGAATGATTTGGGGGACACGCTCTCGTGGAAACTGGTGGCCCACCTGGTCACAGGTGAGTGGAAGGACGTCCCTCGGTAGAATCAGGCAGCGTTTCTACAAACACAGGCAGTTAGAAACCAAGGAAATTCCTTCGCCTGTGTAGGttaattttcaaaggaaaatgtaaactataaaatattaacctTCTTTTCTACAGAAAAACAAATGGGGGACTCTTGATTTTTTAACACACTTCAGTGAATTaggatatttttattgtttttaaagactATGTAAAGATGCAGTTTTTGCAGGTGTCATCTGAACCGATGTTGTCACAGGAGCCCAGGGAAAACTTGAGCTCCCggccccccgcctcccccgcctTGCATGTCCTGTGTGGAACTGTCCTGAGCACAGGAGCAGAGTTTAGTCTTATTCAAATCAAGGCAGAACTGGAAAGAAAACTCTTCTGTTTTACTGTTGTGTTTCAGAAACAAATTCTGTTCCTTGGAAACgcttctttctgtgtctgattggggcagatatttttatatgtgtgtatatatgtcgatgtgtGTACATACGTCCCCACTGTGAGGGGTGTATTTATAGCCTCCAAGCTGCTGGCGATGTGTCACTTTACAGCCCCCCCTGAGCCCCAGGCCCCTGCAGCCCAACCCACGGGCTCCCCGTCCTTGTGCAGGGCCAGACCTCTCTGGAGTGTATAGTAGACGGCGTACAAGCCCGGCAGCTTTTCTCCTGGTGTATAAGTTATTTGGAAAATGATGCTTCACATAATTTACTGAATATATTGATTGTTCAGGCACCATTCCTGCCATCCCAGCCTGGGATTGTCCACCATTTTTGTGATCTCTTCCTCATAAAAGCACTTTAAAACCTCATGCTTCAGtcactgttcctttttttttacacTACTGAtgtaagtgaaatttaaaaatccgAGTTCTTTATTGTATGGCTGGTGTTTGAATAAACATCAGCACCTCTTGCTGTCGGCCTTGCTCTGTAAAGGCACAGGATCTGAAACTGGGTGGTAATGTTAGGCTCGCCCCTCACTGgaacgccccccacccccagatgccAGTGTGGGCCGGAGGGGCCCAGGGCGAGTGGGGCCTCCTGATCCCTGAGCCCTTGACCCCAGCGCCCAtgtcccccatccccctcccccctctgtcAGGGGTTCTTCTGCAGGAATAAGATAGGGTGAACTCTACCTGTGCTCGGCCACCTGGGAGAAATAGCACAAGTGTCAGTGGGCGTAGTGGCTCCTCAAAGCCAGGTCCCCACTGGCCTGCAGCGTCCCCTCCACCTCTGCGGGGACCCCGTCACCCTGGACCTGAGGGCCTCTGTCCCTCGCATTGCCCTAATTCATGCTGAGGCCCTGTGCCTGGCAGGTCATTTGTCTGTGGAAACCTGGTTCAGCGGTGATGCTTTGCGAAGCCCTAGAAGGAGCAGAGTTCTTTCCTCACCCCCGAGCCTTGTCCCCACTGGGCCTGGGGTCAGGACGCCCCTCACGCGGCTCCCCACACAGGTGCGGCTCCGCTCCATCCGAGGGAAGCCAGGGGCACCGGGCTGCGAACATCGCCCTAGGACCCCTGTCCGCCCGGACCCCAGAAGGTGATCCTGCTTGGATACAGGGTCGCTGCAGGTGCAGTCGGTTAAGATGGGGTCATGGTGGCCCCTAGTccaatggctggtgtccttataaggagcaggaaatttggacacacacacacacacacaccaggcggGAACAGCCATGTGCCGGCCGAGGCAGAATCTGGAGGGCTGGCTCAGCAGGGCAGGGGTACCAAGGGCCACCAGagccccaggagctggaagaggccagaaggaccctcccccagagcctctggagggagcgcgGCCCTGGGACACCTGCCTTCAGACCTGGGACTGGATAGATTCCCGTCGCTGGAGCCCCTGGGGGTGGTGCTGGGTCAGGCGGCTGGAGAGGAGCCCTAGGAGTCAGTGACCAGTGACCGCGCTGCACTCGGTCTGAGAAGGTGGGCAGCCCTGGGGCCGGAGGAAGCCCCGGGCAGTGGCCGCACCCGGCAGGGGTGGCAGGTGGTGCTTCTGGAGCCCTCGCAGGGCAGTGCAAACCCCCAGGCTCTCGGCAGGATGAGCAGCCCGCTGCCCCGCAAAGAAAGTGAGGCTCAAAGGAATGAGCCCCTTCCTCCCCAAGCTGGGAGGAGACGGACCCTGATGGGACCCTGCCAGGTGGTCTGACTCCGGAGCTGCTGCACCCACTGGGCCCAGGCGTCGCCACGAAGGGCTGTGAgagtccctcccctcctctcccctccccctccccttcccctcctctccccctccccttcccctcctctccccctccccttcccctcctctccccttccccttcccctcccccacctctccccctcccctcctctccccctccccctcccctccccctcccctccccctcctctccccctcctctccccccctctccccttcctctccccccctctccccttcctctccccccctctccccttcctctcccccctctccccctcctctccccctcccccctcctctccccctcccccccctcccccttcacaAATAAATTCCTGTATAACTGAATTCCTAAACAATTGTTGACAGTAACAAATAGAAATTCCAGAGGTGATAAGTAAAATGTTGTCCTCTGAGGACTGCCTTCCGTCTGGGGAGGGAGTAGCACCGGACCCGCCTGGAACAGCTGGGTCTCCTTGCTCCCCCTCTGAAGATAAATGCGCAGAGCTGGTGTCCCCAGCCTCCACCCGTTTATGGAAAGGAGGCTACTTCTGGAGGAGGCTGGACGCCTGAGTGAGCCTTGCAGGGTGACCGCCAGCCCAACGGGCCCAGGACAGTCCCAGTTAAGCCTGGAAAGTCCAGCGTCCTGAGAAGCCCTTTCGTGCCTGGCAGCCAGGATAGCTGGTCACCCCAGCTGGTGGCCTGGGCCCAGGAGGGCATGAGGGACAAGACCCGGGCCCCCCAGGGCTGAGACAGGGGCAGGGGCTCTGCTGGGGGTGCGCACCCCTCCCCCTTGCGCTCCCAGAGGGGCCCTTTGGCTGAGAAACCAGGCCTCCCCTGTGACGAAATATTCACATTCACGCCCCACATCTGCTCCCCTTTCCCAGTATCATCACTGCGGGGGACGGCTCTCCACCCGCAGTTCAGTTCTGTTTCCCAGCTTGCCGTCCTCCGTCCTCAGGCTGCAGACTTCTGAGCCGCATTTGAGCTGCACACGCCAGACATGCATCCTGACGCCCGTGTCTCGTCTCGGACAAGGAGCCCGATTCCCCAGGCCCGTGCCCTGGGGCGGCCCGGCTGTCCCGTCAGCAGGCGCTAGGTGGGGGACCGCATGCCCGTGTGCTTGGGAGGCgaggcctccctcccccaccctctctggCTCTTGGAGAACTTTGCCCGCCTCCCCACCTGGAAAGTCAACAGACTAAGCGACCCAGGGCCTCGCCATGGTTCCTCGGCTCCGGGGGTTGGCCCTCCTCTACCTTCTGCTTGGCCTGCGGGGGTCCCTCGTGGCAGGTACGCGGGGGGGAGGTTTCCCCATTCACCCAGCAGAAGGGAAGCTGACCCCCAAAGCTGGCCCACAGGCTGGGCGCTCCCGTTTGCTGGCAGCTCCGCTCTGATCTGCTTTCCTTCCGAACGGCAAACGGTGCCCAGGGCCTCGCCCAGCGTTTGGAGGAAAGGCTTCGGGGAATTATTTTCCAGACTTTTGGGAGCCGTGGCGTTCCCCGGCCAACAGTGGGTGCCCCCCGCCTGCCGCCaacaaccccccaccccctggcacaGGATCTGGGGCTCAGAGGTGCCTCTCTCACTCTGCTCTCTCGGCCTCTCGGTGGGGGGCTGGCGCGAGGGACGGTGTGGGGACGCTGGACCGTGATGATCTGCCACCACGCCTGTGACCCCTGCACCCCGCCCTCGCAGACACTGGGAAGCCTGAGCCGGTAACACGGGGACAGCTCTGTGAGCTGTCATCGTGACTCTCCAGCACCGAGGGGCCGAGGTGGGAATCAGGCACCGACACTGTCCCATAAAGTCCGGTTCACGTCGTCCCTCACATCCCACGGCCAGACTCTGGGGTCCGAGTGGCAGAGCTGGTGCCACCCATGGTCCTTCCTGCTTgtcttcttttttcacttaatatcgCACCTTCTTAAGCATCATGGGGCACCATCATTTAGTGTTTCAGATTATTTGTCTCCAGCTTTCCTGATGGCTGGGTCTCTGTGCAGGTCTCAGAGCATTTCCTCGGGATAAACCCCTAGAAGTGAAGGGACCAGGTCAAGGGCGTTTCCTCGGGATAAACCCCTAGAAGTGACGGGACCAGGTCAAGGGCGTTTCCTCGGGATAAACCCCTAGACGTGACGGGACCAGGTCAAGGGCGTTTCCTCGGGATAAACCCCTAGACGTGACGGGACCAGGTCAAGGGCGTTTCCTCGGGATAAACCCCTAGACGTGACGGGACCAGGTCAAGGGCGTTTCCTCGGGATAAACCCCTAGACGTGACGGGACCAGGTCAAGGGCGTTTCCTCGGGATAAACCCCTAGACGTGACGGGACCAGGTCAAGGGCGTTTCCTCGGGATAAACCCCTAGACGTGACGGGACCAGGTCAAGGGCGTGAATGTGTCATGACGACCTACTGAGCACGCTGCCTTCCTCCTGCACATAAAGCTTGTGCAGTGCTGCCCGTTGGCAGCAGCGAGAACGTGCTCCCATTGCAAACTCAGCCAGGCCTGTGGACAGGAGCCCTCTGACTCCCATCACCTAGCGGAAGGGCGGGGTCGGGGGACGGGAGGGCGTGGGCCCCCCCGGGCATCCAGCGTCTCACGGCCTGCCCTCCAGTCTTTGTCTCCCAGGAGCAAGCCCACAGCGTCCTGCACCGGCCCCGGCGCGCCAACTCGTTGCTGGAGGAACTGTGGCCGGGGTCCCTGGAGCGCGAGTGCAGGGAGGAGCTCTGCTCCTTCGAGGAGGCCCGGGAGATCTTCAGGAGCGAGGAGAGGACGGTGAGCTCGCCTGGGGCCAGCGGCGTGCGGCGGCCACCCCGTGCTTGTGAGGCCTGCTTTGATTCTCACGACAACCCTGCGAGTTTTACGTCATTGGCCAGAGGATTCCTCGGGAATCCCTTTTACTGACGGGGCCTCTGCGGTCGGCAGAGCGCCCGTGCGTCCCTTTCCCACCTTCTCCCGCTCAGCGGGTGACTGGACAGTCCACGCAGCATCCGAGGAGGAACTGGGGGCTCAGGGAGCGGGGGTGTCTTGTCCGCATTCACAGCTCGGACGTGGCAGAGCTAAAGCCTGGGGATCCTGACTTGGGAGAGGAAATCTGTGACCTCTGGTGGCCTTAGCGATGGTGGGTGGATATTAGGAAAAAACTCGCTTCCCCTGGATGCACCCACCTCGTCTCCAGAGAATAAAGTCTGGCTTTCAGAGCCCATCACGAGGGCCGGGTCAGAAGCCCCCCAGCCCGCCCCAGCCCACCAGCTCCTTCCGCGGGGACCATAAGCATTGCCTCTGGTGCACGCCTGTGTCACGCACCTTCCTCTTTGCTCCCTCAGAATCAGTTCTGGATTTCTTACAACGGTGAGTATGTGCCCAGCCGACTTGTTCTACCCGCCAGCCCCCCTCTCGGCATCCTGACACTGACTTGCTCGCAGACGGGGACCAGTGCGCCTCCAGGCCCTGCCAGAACGGGGGCTCCTGCGAGGACCAGCTCCAGTCCTACCTCTGCTTCTGCCTGGATGGCTTCGAGGGCCGGAACTGTGAGACGAGTGAGGAGGCCCGGGGCCCCCGGGGGGGCTGCTGAGCACGGCCTGGGGGGAGGTTGGCCTCGGTGACCTTGAAGGGCCTCAACCTGAGAGTCTCGGATCTGCGGTTCTAAGGTGCTAATTCTTCCCCTTTTGACGCCCTGTCCCCTTCTGGGCTCCGGCACTGGGAAATGCTGATGCACCCGGAGGGGCCCGGGGCATCACTGCGTCTCCGCCAGCTCCACACATCCCAGTGGCGAGGTGGTCAGGGAAGCTCGGCCTTCCCTACTTGCTGTTACAAGGGTCGGCCCAGTACTACAGTATCACACAGCTCAGGGCTCCCCAGACCACCCTCAGCTTCAGTCATCCGCTAGAAGGTCAGCATGCTCTGAAGGCCGACACAGGCACGGTTACCGTTATCACACAGGAAAGGATATGGGTTCAAACAGCCGAGGGGCCAGGTGTGAGCTCCCAGCGTCTTCTTCCCAGGAGCCCTGTGGATGGTGTTCTGTTCTCCGAGCCCATGTGGGACAGAACTTACAGAGACTCACCCGCCAGGGACGCGCCCACAAGCCCCGGGATCCTGAGGTCCCACTGGGGCTCAGGCACAAGGATGTGGCTGACCCCCGTGTCCAGCCCCTCCAGGGGTCACGCTGATGCCAGGTGGCCCCAGGCCCCCAGGAAAACAACACTCTTGTCAGGCAGATCAAATTAAAGTGGACGACTTCATCAGAGGGGGGCAGTCACTTCCCGGGATCCCTCCCCACCTGTGAACATTCTGATGCCACCTAGCTCGTCTCAAAGGACCACGGTCAGAGACGGAGGAGGCTCCCCGCCGGTCACCTGGAGCTTGGGTGCTTAGCGGTCCTGGTGTGAATTCACCTCCAGGACAGGCCTTCCCGCTGGTGGCCCTGGACTTGCAGAGCGAGCCAACCACGTGTCCACAACAAAGTTCCCTTTTTCAGAGGCAGGTTGAGCCAGCGGCCAGTCCGGGCGGCTCCCTGGGGCACCAGGCCCCGGCTGCAGACCAGCCTCCCGGCTCTGGCTGCTCGCGGGCTGGCCTCCGATTGAGTCGGACTCGTCCACCGTCCCCAGGGGCCTCTGCTTTCCCCAGCCTGGGAGGGGTGACGGTGTGGAGGCCACGGCCTGCCGGCCCCGCATCCCCACTGGCGAGGCTGCTCAGACGTGGGACCCCGCCCCAAACTCCAGGTCTTGCCCTTCCGGGTCAGTCTGCAGAGCAGCCTGCTGCCAGGCTGTCCCTGGAGCCGGAAGCTGGGTGCCACCTTCGTGCAGAACACGGCCCCTGGCCCAGGGACGGGTGGCCCCCGGGCTGGCTTGCCCTGACCGGGGCCCCTGTCGGCCATGCCCTCCGCCCTCAGACAAGAAGAGCCAGCTGATCTGCCCGAATGACAACGGGGGCTGTGAGCAGTTCTGCAGGGGTGACGTGGAGGCTGGGCGCACCTGCTGGTGCCACGAGGGCTACGCGCTGCAGGCGGACGGGGTGTCCTGCACGCCCACAGGTAACAGGCCCTCGGGGACCAGGCCCAGGGCTGCGTGCTTTCGCTTCCGATGAGCACTGTCCTGACACACGTCCCCCCGTCGGCTACAAGATGGGTGGGGGGAAGCATAGCGTCACTGAGCATCTACCAGGCACTGCCGGCGCGCTCTGCGCGGcagaggggaagctggggtggaggcggccgcccccgccccccgagcAGGGAGGGGCCCCGGTGGGCAGGGCGGAGCCCCGGAGAGGGGGCAGGTGCAGAAGGCAGCGCGCGCTGCCCACGCCCACTCCCCGCGCCGGGCTCAGCACCACACCCAGTGTCTGTACTGACTGCAGCACGATTCTGCATTCCAAGTCTCTTCAACGGCAAGCACTTTTGGGAAAATGGAAAACGTCTCCAACCCAGCCGAAAGGCGACGGGGCTGCAGCTCCCAAAgctgaccccacccccagccctgcgtCTCTCCAGAGGTGGATGTACCCAGCCTTGTCTAGGAAGCCTGAAATTCAGCTGCCGCCTCTAAAGGCTTTCTTTTCTGGCCTGGGGCTTTCTTGGAGGATGGAAAACTTAGAGCCGGGTCAGAAGAGCAGCCTGATTGTCTGAGATGCCGGTCACCTTACACAGCTTATCCTTTACACCTTTAGTGACTTCAAGCTGCACGTCTTCCCCCCTTGGAAAATGAGCGGGACCCACTCTCCAGGACCCTGGGCCATCTGCTTCCCCGGCAGCTCCCGCAAGGGCCTGCCGCAGCCCTGGGCAGCACCAGAGGCGCAGCCGCCCGTCCGCAGGGCCGCTGGCCTTTCTCACCAGCACCTCACACATCCCCACGTCTTGCTGGATTTGTTTTACACAGTTGAATATCCGTGCGGAAAAATGCCTGTTCTGGAAAAAAGAAACGACAGCAACCCCCAAGGCCGAATCGTGGGTGGTCACGTCTGCCCCAAAGGAGAGTGTCCCTGGCAGGTAAGGCTCCAGGAGCGCTGGGTCGAACCTGGGTGGCGATTCCGGGCATGCGCAGAGGAGTCCAGCCTCGGCGTGCCCACTGTCCGGCCAGCGTCCACCAGTTTTCCACCCCCTTAGCCGGACGGCAGCGGCCTGTAAAGCAGCCCCCACCCGGGGTGCACGGGAAGGGGAGCCCCCAAGGCACCCACGACGGGAACGCGAGCTTCCAGCATCTGCTGTGCCCTCGTCAGGCCATGCTGAAGCTGAATGGGGCGCTGCTGTGCGGGGGCTCCCTGCTCGACACCGTCTGGGTGGTCTCCGCAGCCCACTGTTTCGACAGACTCAGAAGCTGGAGGAACCTGACGGTGGTGCTGGGTAGGTCGCGTGGCGCCTCCTTCTGCCGGGAGACGGTCCTTGAATGATAACCTCGGGGCTACGATTCGGGGCTTCCACGACCAGTGACCTTCCCCACAAAGAGAAGTGGCAGCGTCTGGGCAGACCCCATACCCACAGCGCCACTGTGGCCACCCACCTCAGCCTCTTTGCCACCCAGATGCGGCCCTGGGGTGACGCTGCTCCCGCCAAGGTCCCCGAGGGGGTGCCCCACCCAAGGCTGCGCTGCCCGGTGGGTTTAGGGGACGACGAGGACCCCAGGAGGGCCAGGCCCCGTCTGGAAGAACCAGGGGAACCGGGGCACCCTCTCCTCACCCAGCCACGGCTGCCCGCCCGAACCCCTCACCTGCCTCCAGCACCTCGGGGCCAGATCCGCCCCGACTCACGCCCACGCTGACCCCCCGGCAGCCCCAGGAGGCTGCTCGCCCACCGGGGGTGGGGGACGCGGGGCCCCGGGAGGCGAGGCGGGGAGTGAGTGGACGGTCCCCCCCGCAGGCGAGCACGACCTCAGCCAGGACGAGGGTGACGAGCAGGCGCGGCAGGTGGCTCAGGTCATCGTCCCCGACAAGTACGTCCGGGGCAAGACGGACCACGACCTGGCCCTGCTCCGCCTGGCGCGGCCCGTGGCCCTCGGCGACCACGTGGTGCCCCTCTGCCTGCCCGAGCCGGCCTTCGCCGAGGGGACGCTGGCCTTCGTGCGCTTCTCGGCCGTCAGCGGCTGGGGCCAGCTCCTGGAGCGCGGCGCCACGGCCCGCCGGCTCATGGCCGTGCACGTGCCCCGGCTCCTGACCCAGGACTGCCGGCAGCAGTCGCGCAGGAGGCCCGGCGGCCCCGTCGTCACCGACAACATGTTCTGCGCCGGCTACACGGACGGCAGCAAGGACGCCTGCAAGGGGGACAGTGGGGGCCCGCACGCCACCCACTTCCAGGGCACCTGGTACCTGACGGGCGTCGTCAGCTGGGGCGAGGGCTGCGCGGCCGCCGGCCACTTCGGCGTCTACACCCGGGTCTCCCAGTACACGGCCTGGCTCCGCCGGCTCATGGGCTCCCCGCCGCCCTCGGGGGGCCTTGTCCGGGCCCCGCTGCTGCCCTAGCGCCCGCCCCGCAAATAAAGCCGCCGTGTGTGCCCGGTCTTCGCGCACCAAAGCCGGAAATTCTCCTGTGGTtcttggggcaggggaaggggaagcggaaacagagacacagagagggagacagggagactgacagacagagagagactgagggatggagagacagagagaaacctgAGGGAGATTCTGAGgagctggagagaaagagagactgagCTTCAAAGAGGcagatggagaggggagggggacagaAGGTGACACACCGGGCAGAGCACGCGGGGACTGGGCGCGCCGGGCCGGCAGCAGAGGCGTGAGTGTCCACCCCCCGTGACGTGTCCACCCGTGGTGACGGTGCCGCTTCCCCACACGTTCGTCTCTCACTCAAGCGTTTCATCTTCATTACAGAAAAACTGTTAGCATCCGCCACTCACTGTGCTGAATATCCTTCcagatcttttcttttctttttataaatttatttatttttggccgcgttgggtcttcgttgctgcgcacgggcttcctctagttgcggcgagcagggactactcttcgttgcggtgcgcgggcttctcactgcggtggcttctcttgttgtggagcacgggctctaggtgcatgggcttcagtagttgcggcacaccggctcagtagttgtggctcgcaggctctagagcgcaggctcagtagttgtggcgcacgggcttagttgctccgtggcatgtgggatcttcccggactagggctcgaacccgtgtaccctgccttggcaggcggattcttaaccactgcgccaccagggaagcccccagatcttTTCTAAGTGTGCGAACTTGACCGTAACACGCGGCCTCATGCTCTGCACACCTGCTCCCCCA
The nucleotide sequence above comes from Balaenoptera ricei isolate mBalRic1 chromosome 18, mBalRic1.hap2, whole genome shotgun sequence. Encoded proteins:
- the F7 gene encoding coagulation factor VII, with product MVPRLRGLALLYLLLGLRGSLVAVFVSQEQAHSVLHRPRRANSLLEELWPGSLERECREELCSFEEAREIFRSEERTNQFWISYNDGDQCASRPCQNGGSCEDQLQSYLCFCLDGFEGRNCETNKKSQLICPNDNGGCEQFCRGDVEAGRTCWCHEGYALQADGVSCTPTVEYPCGKMPVLEKRNDSNPQGRIVGGHVCPKGECPWQAMLKLNGALLCGGSLLDTVWVVSAAHCFDRLRSWRNLTVVLGEHDLSQDEGDEQARQVAQVIVPDKYVRGKTDHDLALLRLARPVALGDHVVPLCLPEPAFAEGTLAFVRFSAVSGWGQLLERGATARRLMAVHVPRLLTQDCRQQSRRRPGGPVVTDNMFCAGYTDGSKDACKGDSGGPHATHFQGTWYLTGVVSWGEGCAAAGHFGVYTRVSQYTAWLRRLMGSPPPSGGLVRAPLLP